A region of Nitrosomonas stercoris DNA encodes the following proteins:
- a CDS encoding hercynine oxygenase, translated as MLVKPELFQRTPLLNGEDIEAKREELRTYFHTTLDRYEQLFATLRSDEAYYIKPISLRHPLIFYLGHTATFFINKLVLAGMLTERIDPKLESIFAVGVDEMSWDDLDEANYEWPTVAEVMAYRRAMRQKVDELISSLPLTLPITWESPWWAIVMGVEHERIHLETSSVLIRQHALQYVQSHPDWQPCRTQGSAGSAPENELVAVSAGKVQLGKDKTDPVYGWDNEYGHHEAELPAFQASRYLVSNQEFLGFVEANGYATDAYWEEEGLAWRKFSQATHPTFWVRQGEQWQLRLMTEEVAMPWNWPVEVNYHEAKAFCNWKASTTGQPVRLPTEDEWYRLYDVAGLSEIPRTKQAQGNIHLDYYASSCPVDTFQQGEFFDVIGNVWQWTETPMHPFPGFEVHPLYDDFTTPTFDDQHNLIKGGSWIACGNESIRSARYAFRRHFFQHAGFRYVVSSASAEHHSSHYETDELLSQYAEFHYGDTYFDVPNFPATLAKLAITAMGDRPARTALDLGCASGRATFELAKHFEQVTGVDFSARFINQGVMLARHGILRYTLTDEGELVSYREATLAGLGLQEAKHKVEFYQGDACNLKPILTGYDLILAANLIDRLYEPAKFLTMVHERLNKGGLLLLASPYTWLEEHTKREFWVGGFKRDGENFTTLDGLKEMLSTHFRLLNDEPQQVPFVIRETRRKFQHTLSEVTLWEKIV; from the coding sequence ATGCTTGTTAAACCTGAATTATTTCAAAGAACTCCGCTGTTAAATGGCGAAGATATTGAAGCCAAACGTGAGGAGTTGCGCACTTATTTTCATACCACACTAGATCGTTACGAACAATTGTTTGCAACCTTGCGTAGTGATGAAGCTTATTACATCAAACCGATTTCTCTGCGTCATCCATTGATTTTTTATCTAGGCCATACTGCCACTTTTTTTATCAACAAATTGGTTTTGGCAGGAATGCTGACAGAACGCATTGATCCCAAACTGGAATCCATTTTTGCGGTGGGTGTAGATGAGATGAGTTGGGATGATTTGGATGAAGCCAATTATGAGTGGCCCACTGTGGCGGAAGTGATGGCGTATCGTCGTGCTATGCGCCAGAAAGTAGATGAACTGATTAGTTCCTTGCCGTTGACTTTGCCAATCACTTGGGAAAGTCCATGGTGGGCAATTGTCATGGGAGTGGAGCATGAGCGTATTCATCTGGAAACGTCTTCCGTCCTGATTCGCCAACATGCATTGCAATATGTGCAATCACATCCTGATTGGCAACCTTGTCGTACTCAAGGCAGTGCAGGAAGCGCACCGGAAAATGAGCTGGTTGCAGTGTCTGCGGGCAAAGTACAACTGGGTAAAGATAAAACCGATCCGGTTTATGGTTGGGATAATGAATATGGGCATCATGAGGCGGAGTTGCCTGCTTTTCAGGCAAGCCGCTATCTGGTCAGCAATCAGGAATTTTTAGGCTTTGTCGAAGCAAATGGCTACGCGACTGATGCGTATTGGGAAGAAGAAGGTTTAGCCTGGCGCAAGTTTAGTCAGGCGACACATCCTACTTTTTGGGTGCGACAGGGAGAGCAATGGCAATTGCGTTTGATGACAGAAGAAGTCGCCATGCCGTGGAATTGGCCGGTGGAAGTTAACTACCATGAAGCCAAAGCCTTTTGCAACTGGAAAGCAAGCACAACCGGCCAGCCAGTGCGTTTACCCACAGAGGATGAATGGTATCGTTTATATGATGTCGCCGGTTTGAGCGAAATCCCCCGTACTAAACAGGCGCAAGGCAATATTCATCTGGATTATTATGCCTCCAGCTGCCCGGTAGATACATTTCAGCAAGGTGAGTTTTTTGATGTGATCGGTAACGTTTGGCAATGGACTGAAACTCCTATGCATCCGTTCCCGGGTTTTGAAGTGCATCCGCTGTATGACGATTTCACAACACCTACTTTTGATGATCAGCATAACCTCATCAAGGGCGGTTCCTGGATTGCATGTGGTAACGAATCCATTCGTTCTGCACGTTACGCATTTCGCCGCCACTTTTTTCAGCATGCCGGTTTTCGTTATGTTGTTTCTTCGGCTTCTGCTGAGCATCATAGTTCGCATTATGAAACAGACGAGCTGCTATCGCAGTATGCAGAATTCCATTACGGCGACACCTATTTTGATGTTCCCAATTTTCCGGCGACACTGGCAAAACTGGCGATTACTGCCATGGGAGATCGCCCTGCGCGCACCGCGCTTGATCTTGGTTGTGCATCCGGACGTGCCACTTTTGAACTGGCAAAGCATTTTGAGCAGGTAACGGGCGTGGACTTTTCTGCCCGCTTTATCAATCAGGGAGTGATGTTGGCGCGCCACGGTATTTTGCGCTATACCCTGACTGATGAAGGCGAACTGGTTTCTTATCGGGAAGCCACGCTGGCTGGCCTGGGGCTGCAGGAAGCCAAACACAAGGTGGAGTTCTACCAAGGGGATGCCTGTAACCTGAAACCGATATTAACCGGCTATGACTTAATTTTGGCAGCCAATCTAATTGATCGTTTATATGAACCTGCTAAATTCCTGACGATGGTGCATGAACGTTTGAACAAGGGCGGATTGCTGTTGCTGGCTTCGCCTTATACCTGGCTGGAAGAACATACCAAACGTGAGTTCTGGGTGGGAGGGTTCAAACGCGATGGTGAAAATTTCACCACACTGGATGGCTTGAAAGAGATGTTGAGCACTCACTTCCGCCTGCTGAATGATGAGCCACAACAAGTGCCGTTTGTGATTCGTGAAACGCGCCGTAAATTTCAGCACACGCTGTCAGAAGTCACCCTCTGGGAGAAAATCGTTTGA
- a CDS encoding cystathionine beta-lyase PatB: MSNNPDQDFDRAIDRAGTFSVKYDGRLSMFGQAEVMPLWVADMDFAAPAAVTDALLKRATHPVYGYTQFPDSLYKSLINWLAVRHGWQIEREWIIFCPGVVPSLSTSILALSKPGEAVIVQPPVYYPFFSVVNKSGRKLLYNALRQEQAHYSMDLADLAQQAATARILLLCSPHNPVGRVWSESELEKLLAIAKQHDLIIISDEIHADLIYPGNKHHMLASLADAPESVITAVAPSKTFNIPGLNLSALIVPHPVYRAAIREQLDVMHVSAANPFSIAAFTAAYQGGTAWLASLMDYLADTCEMVRQYLQDYLPQIKLTLSQGTYLLWLDCRNLGLSDDELRQFFILEAGIGLNPGISYGKEGSGFMRMNIGTPRHHIQQALDNIRNAWVQRSTSIQ, translated from the coding sequence TTGAGTAACAATCCTGATCAGGACTTCGATCGCGCAATTGATCGTGCTGGAACGTTTAGCGTTAAGTACGATGGTCGCCTGTCCATGTTCGGGCAAGCGGAAGTCATGCCGTTATGGGTGGCGGATATGGATTTTGCTGCTCCGGCGGCGGTAACTGATGCGCTGCTCAAACGTGCCACTCATCCAGTGTATGGCTACACACAATTTCCGGATAGCTTATATAAGTCATTAATAAACTGGTTGGCGGTACGCCATGGCTGGCAAATAGAGCGGGAGTGGATCATTTTCTGTCCAGGAGTTGTCCCTTCGCTAAGCACTTCTATTCTGGCACTCAGCAAACCGGGGGAAGCAGTTATTGTGCAGCCACCGGTGTATTACCCGTTCTTTTCGGTGGTGAACAAGAGTGGCAGAAAGCTGTTGTACAACGCACTGCGGCAGGAGCAGGCACATTACAGCATGGATCTGGCAGATCTGGCGCAGCAAGCGGCAACCGCACGTATATTGTTGTTGTGTTCACCACATAATCCGGTTGGTCGAGTGTGGAGTGAGTCGGAACTAGAGAAATTATTAGCGATTGCCAAACAGCATGACTTGATTATTATCTCTGATGAAATTCATGCTGATCTGATTTATCCCGGCAATAAACATCATATGCTTGCCAGTCTGGCCGATGCTCCGGAATCAGTCATTACTGCGGTTGCGCCGAGTAAAACCTTCAATATTCCCGGTCTTAATTTATCCGCTTTGATTGTGCCACATCCGGTATATCGAGCTGCTATCCGGGAGCAACTGGATGTCATGCATGTCAGCGCGGCTAATCCGTTCAGCATTGCTGCGTTTACAGCAGCTTATCAGGGCGGAACAGCATGGTTGGCTAGCTTAATGGATTATCTTGCCGATACATGCGAAATGGTGCGACAGTATTTGCAGGATTATTTACCACAAATCAAACTGACTCTCTCACAGGGAACTTATTTGTTATGGCTGGATTGTCGCAATTTAGGATTATCCGATGACGAACTGAGACAATTCTTTATCCTTGAAGCGGGTATTGGGTTGAATCCGGGCATCAGCTATGGCAAGGAAGGTAGTGGCTTCATGCGCATGAATATTGGTACCCCTAGACATCACATCCAGCAAGCATTGGATAACATACGCAATGCTTGGGTGCAGCGGAGCACTTCCATTCAATAG